The following coding sequences lie in one Micromonospora sp. R77 genomic window:
- a CDS encoding AAA family ATPase — MDPATAPDPGPTGDHRRPGYLYRQVAAYLAAHPDRVLKVGEVTTAIGARSSGAVFEALKKMAAAGYATHDSGPHRFQITQAGIDAAGSMPPPVPRTPRSGRGTGRRQPVTRPNGDLYFPRKLAGATDVDVLRRLRDKRIPVLLYGPPGTGKTALVEAAFPDLVTVAGTGDTVVEDFLGNFIPLPDGGYEFVYGPLVTAMRDGRALLVDDATLIPPKVLAVLYPAMDGRRVITIPGYRNERVDASDGFYVIAGHNPGVHGAVLTEALASRFDVHIEVTTDWDLARHLGVPAPAVQAAIALNADLAAGRVSWAPQLRELLGFTRVRKTLGLPAAVSNLAGRAPEDDRSAVTAALQQHFGVDVSALTLGKQR, encoded by the coding sequence ATGGACCCTGCTACCGCACCCGACCCCGGACCTACCGGTGATCACCGTCGGCCCGGTTATCTGTACCGACAGGTCGCCGCCTATCTCGCCGCCCACCCGGACAGGGTGCTGAAGGTCGGTGAGGTGACCACCGCGATCGGCGCGCGTTCCAGCGGCGCGGTGTTCGAAGCGCTCAAGAAGATGGCCGCTGCCGGCTACGCCACGCACGACAGCGGCCCGCACCGCTTCCAGATCACCCAAGCCGGCATCGACGCTGCCGGCAGCATGCCACCGCCCGTCCCGCGTACACCCCGCAGTGGCCGCGGGACGGGTCGGCGACAGCCGGTCACCCGCCCGAACGGGGACCTGTACTTCCCGCGCAAGCTCGCGGGTGCCACCGATGTGGACGTGCTGCGCCGGCTACGCGACAAGCGTATCCCCGTCCTGTTGTACGGGCCGCCCGGCACCGGCAAGACCGCCCTCGTCGAGGCCGCCTTCCCGGACCTGGTCACCGTCGCCGGCACCGGTGACACGGTCGTCGAGGACTTCCTCGGCAACTTCATCCCCCTCCCCGACGGCGGCTACGAGTTCGTGTACGGACCCCTCGTCACGGCGATGCGGGACGGGCGGGCACTGCTGGTCGACGACGCCACCCTCATCCCGCCGAAGGTCCTCGCGGTGCTGTACCCGGCGATGGACGGCCGCCGTGTGATCACCATTCCCGGCTACCGCAACGAACGCGTCGACGCGAGCGACGGGTTCTACGTCATCGCCGGCCACAACCCCGGCGTGCACGGCGCGGTCCTCACCGAGGCTCTCGCGTCGCGGTTCGACGTGCACATCGAGGTCACCACCGACTGGGACCTCGCCCGCCACCTCGGTGTGCCAGCCCCGGCCGTGCAGGCGGCCATCGCGCTCAACGCCGACCTGGCGGCGGGGCGGGTGTCGTGGGCGCCGCAGCTGCGGGAGCTGCTCGGGTTCACGCGCGTCCGGAAAACCCTCGGCCTGCCCGCGGCGGTGAGCAACCTCGCCGGCCGCGCCCCGGAAGACGACCGGTCGGCGGTCACCGCCGCCCTGCAACAGCACTTCGGCGTGGACGTGTCCGCGCTGACCCTCGGCAAGCAACGCTGA